The following DNA comes from Castanea sativa cultivar Marrone di Chiusa Pesio chromosome 10, ASM4071231v1.
ACACAACAACTGATTAAGGAGATGCGTGCTAACAAGAAGAAGCTTAGAATGGCAGTGACCTAAACAATTTAAATGCttagattattaaaaaatatatatgattatagaAAGTAACTAGCCATTAATTATCGTTGTTGTCTGTTACCTATATATCCGATTGGAGTCTTTCCTTGTATTACTTTTCGGTGTTTCCATGTTTTCGATCAGCCATATTCCTTTAGCGTAGCAGTAATGGATATCGGGTTAAGGGTGTTATTGAGACCTATCTACTGTTATCGTGTGCATGTTCATATCTCCCATGTTGgatacttttataaaaaatatcatatttattttaatactcattTATGTGAATTGTGGAAATCAATTATCCCTTAATGTCAGATGCGTTAAttgctaaatttaaaaaattcaaaatttgaatagctattgtcaatggttttaattagaaaatctttgaaaattaatgtgaattttaataccaTATATTGCCAACTTTTAGTATACTTTCCTTTATAAACTTTTACTTTAAAAcgtttcttttaatatatttaatagtaaCGTTATAGATAAAAAGTATCAGATATTGtacaactatatatttatagaatttaCCGTTGATGGATTATAGCATTATATAGTACTTTCCATTTTTGGTTGTAATTATTGAGTatagtcaaaatttcaaaggaAATTATCACTTAGTATTTAAAGGACAGCCACTTAGGGGCTGTCATTTTTAAAAGGCATCTAGACACTAAAAAgacaaacttgttttgtctattAACTTGCCTAAACGTACAAGctttgaaaaaaagaagttttgactagtttatatataatatatatatttatatacaaaaagaaagCTATTAACTCAGgcattgatttcaatatttttatgatcATTTAAAGCTTTTAAAATAGCaaacgtttttattttttagctaaGGACAAGCAACGTgtctagctatatatatatatgaaaagaaataaaagtctcagatacatttttatttttgaattacaaagctgcaaacttttcaaaaacaatttttttctaaacacataccatcttttgcttcttactactcacaaaaaatattttatcttttacaaaattttctaggaaaagaaagtactatagaGAGTTTATATCCTACGAGCAGTGTAGGCTCGCAAGGATAATCAGCAAAGGTGGCTGGGCTGTTGTATCTTGGGGACAACGTGCAGAAACTATTTGTCTAACTATATTGGATATACCATAGACAGCACAATTTGTCTCAAGACAGTGACTTGGTCCACGCCTCATCTCTGCCACCTCTTTTTGGTAAaattaaattgtgtaattttcaagaaaaatttaagtattatctcttctttatttctaacaatttgaGACAAATCGATATGGAGAACACAAAATCATCCTTGGAAAATGGTAATGTTATGTCTAATTCCTCTGGAGTGGATGATCTTAATAAGCCATTTCGCTTTCGTGGTGTTAACTTTAAGGGGTGGAGACAAAAGACTTTATTTTATCTTACTCTCTTGAATGTGGCTTATGTGTTAACTgagaaaaaaccaaagaaaaagaaatctaaaCAATTGACTGAAGAAGATCTTTCTCAACATGAAAAAGATGTTAAGAAATGGGATAATGATCATCTTTACTGTAgaaattatttacttaattgTCTTTCTGATGATTTGTATGATTATTATGATCAAGCTTACAAATCAGCCAAAAAGATATGGAAgacattgaataaaaaatatgatacaGAGGAAGCTTGATCCAAGAAATATGCATGTAGCTGATTTTTCAGATTTCAGATGGTTGAAGGCAAGTCCGTGGTGGAACAATCCTATGAACTCCAAATGATTGCACAAGATGTTCGATCTGAAGGAATTCGTGTAGATGAACAAATGCAAGTTTCAGCCATCATTGACAAGCTGCCTGAATCTTGGAAGGAGTTTGCCAAAGTTCTGAGACACAAGCAAAAGGAACTCTCCATTGAATCCCTTATCACCCGTTTAAGAGTGGAGGAAGAGGCAAGAAACCAAGACAAAATTGTTGAACTTCATGGAGCAAATCGTCCTAAGGTAAATTTTATCTCTTCAAATGAAAACATGCCAAAAGCCAATGCAAAAAATAATGACTATGTAAGGCCTAAGAAAATGAACTTCAAACATAGGCCAAATGGAAATCAGTCTCAACATAAGACCCACTCTAATCAAAGAAAGAACCAAGCACACCATCCTAAGCATGCTCCAAATAATGGCAACCACACTAATAATAGCAATTatgcatgttttgtatgtggAAAGCCTGGACATTTGGCTAGAAATTGTCGTTTTCGAAAACATGGGCCTATGGCTCAAGCCACTGCCATTGAAGAGCCTCTTGTGGCTATGGTTACCGAGATTAATATTCTCGAAGGCTTAGGAGGGTGGTGGATTGATTCTGGGGCAACCAGACATGTTTGTTATGATAAAAACTGGTTCAAGACCTACACCATCTtggatgagaaaaagaaaattatgcttCGTAATTCTCATACCATTGATGTTGTGGGTATTGGAGAGGTGCTTCTCAAATTTACTTCTGGGAGAGAAGTCACTCTCAAAGATGTCTTTCATGTTCCTAACATTAGAAAGAATCTAGTTTctagttttttgttgaataaggCTGGTTTCAAACAAGTCTTTGAGGCTGATCAATATGTACTCTCTAAAAAGGGAATGTTTGTTGGCAAAGGCTATGCTTGTGATGACATGTTTAAACTTAATGTTGAGATgaatgaaaattcaagttttgctTATATTGTTTCTTGTGTGAATGTTTGGCATGGTAGATTATGTCatatcaataataaatatatgaaaaatatgagtGGTTTAGGTTTAATTcctaaacttgaaaatgaacttgaaaaattgtgaaatttgtagCATGACTAAAATTACTCAAAAGCCTCATAAATCAATTGAAAGAAATACTGAATTACTAGAGCTTATCCATAGTGATATTTGTGAATTTGAAGGACACTTAACATGTGGAGGTAATCGGTATTTTATAACCTTTATagatgatttttcaaaatattcataTGTTTatcttatgaaaaataaaagtgatgcttttgaaaaattatcaattttcttaaaagaaGTTGAGAATACTTTTGATAAAAAGGTTAAAAGGTTTAGAACTGATAGAGGAAAAGAATATGATACTCTTGGTcttaataattatattcaatCTCTTGGTGTTGTTCATAAGACTACTGCCCCTTATTCTCCATCTTCAAATGGAGTAGCTGAATGTAAAAATAGGACTCTTATAAATTTAACTAATGCTATGCTTGTTAGTTTTGGGGCTCCTAAACATTTTTGGGGTGAAGTTGTTTTAActgcaaatttgttttgaataGAGTACCTCATAAAAAGACTTTTTTAACTCCTTTTGAGTAATGgaaaaaatataaaccaaatctgaattttttcaaagtttggGGTTGCTTAGCATATGTGAGGCTACCTGACCCTAAAAGACCTAAACTTGGGGTAAAGGCTTCTACATGTGTATTTTTAGGTTATTATTTAAATAGCACAACTTATGGATTTTTTGATATTGATAATAATACAATAATTGAATCTagagatgcaatttttcatgaaaataaatttccatttaaatataaaaatagtggGGGTTTTGAACAACAAGAGAATTTTGAATGTTCAACATCTAAGTCAAAAGATGTTAATGAATATGAGTTTGAACCTAAGAGGAGTAAAAGACCTAGAATTGAAAAGGTTTTTGGTCCTGAATATTATGTGTATAATTTACAAGGTGACCCTACTTCCTTAGAGGAAGCTTTATCTTCTCCTAATTCAGGTTTTTAGAAAGAAGCCATCAATGATAAGATGTATTCTATTATCTCTAATAATACTTGGAAACTTGTAGATTTACCTCTAG
Coding sequences within:
- the LOC142612504 gene encoding uncharacterized protein LOC142612504; translated protein: MENTKSSLENGNVMSNSSGVDDLNKPFRFRGVNFKGWRQKTLFYLTLLNVAYVLTEKKPKKKKSKQLTEEDLSQHEKDVKKWDNDHLYCRNYLLNCLSDDLFQMVEGKSVVEQSYELQMIAQDVRSEGIRVDEQMQVSAIIDKLPESWKEFAKVLRHKQKELSIESLITRLRVEEEARNQDKIVELHGANRPKVNFISSNENMPKANAKNNDYVRPKKMNFKHRPNGNQSQHKTHSNQRKNQAHHPKHAPNNGNHTNNSNYACFVCGKPGHLARNCRFRKHGPMAQATAIEEPLVAMVTEINILEGLGGWWIDSGATRHVCYDKNWFKTYTILDEKKKIMLRNSHTIDVVGIGEVLLKFTSGREVTLKDVFHVPNIRKNLVSSFLLNKAGFKQVFEADQYVLSKKGMFVGKGYACDDMFKLNVEMNENSSFAYIVSCVNVCGGFEQQENFECSTSKSKDVNEYEFEPKRSKRPRIEKVFGPEYYVYNLQGDPTSLEEALSSPNSDLPLGCKTIGCKWVLRRKLKPNGSIEKFKARLVAKGFKQKEDIDFFDTFSPVTKVISIRLLIAIAAIHNLMIHQMDVKTAFLNGDLEEEIYMDQLEGFTIPDENDIYNKKEYASIIGSLRYATDCTRPDIAYAIGVLVRFTSKPNFEHWNVMTQLMRYLKRTAHYGLLYQSYPAVLEGYSDASWNTLSGDSLSTTGYVFTIGGGAISWKSKKQQIIAKSTMEAELIVLSSASEEAGWLRDLLYEIPV